Below is a genomic region from uncultured Sunxiuqinia sp..
CCCGGCAGCTTCAGCCGGTTTAGCCCAATTGCTATCGGACACCGAGTGGGGCGAACTGGACTTTCTGATTATCGATTTTCCTCCAGGCACAGGCGACATTCAACTGACCACCCTCCAACGACTAAACCTATCTGGCGGAATTTTAGTGACCACGCCCCAGCAATTGGCCATTGCCGATGCCCAAAAAGCTGCCGATATGTTCAACACCAAAATGATTCAGGTTCCCTTGCTGGGAGTGGTTGAAAACATGGCTTGGTTCACACCTGAAAAACATCCTGACGAAAAATACTACTTGTTTGGAAGCGGTGGCGGACAACAGCTAGCCGACCAACTTCAGATACCTTTGCTAGCTCAAATCCCATTGGTTTGCGACGCTTGCGAACTAAGCGATACCGGCCAAACCATTTTTGCTTCAAAAGATGGGAACTTGATCAGCCAGTTTGAAACATTAGCCAATAAGATAAATCAGTCTTTAACATCACTTGTTTAAACCGAACCTTATGCAACCCATTTCATTTCAACCCATTGGCATCATTCATTCGGATCACTTGGAACCGCAAGGCACTCCTATCCAGTTTTCAGGAGCAAAAGACGCCCGTGGAGAAATTGAGATCTTTCCTGAATTTCAGGATGGACTGATTGATCTTGATGGTTTTTCACATCTCATTCTGATCTATTATTTCCACCAGATCAAAAATCCGGCACTGATCGTGAA
It encodes:
- a CDS encoding Mrp/NBP35 family ATP-binding protein, which gives rise to MSQQNPFEKIELPGVKNILVVASGKGGVGKSTVAANLAVALAREGFRTGIFDADLYGPSIPLLFGVQHVKPDVIHHQGKESIVPITKYGVKIISIGFFMVSNKSLIWRGPAASAGLAQLLSDTEWGELDFLIIDFPPGTGDIQLTTLQRLNLSGGILVTTPQQLAIADAQKAADMFNTKMIQVPLLGVVENMAWFTPEKHPDEKYYLFGSGGGQQLADQLQIPLLAQIPLVCDACELSDTGQTIFASKDGNLISQFETLANKINQSLTSLV